A genomic region of Botrytis cinerea B05.10 chromosome 9, complete sequence contains the following coding sequences:
- the Bcpdh1 gene encoding Bcpdh1, translating into MSTINRSVRTASRTLRLPAQSRNFRIPLSLRSRANFGASTRTTPSLKQFSTMSPLQSGAPPPPQAREYDPEIKDIASYVHNTPIESDLAFDTARFVFLDTLGCGLEGLRFKECTKLLGPIVEGTIVPNGTKVPGTPFQLDPVNGAFNIGAMIRWLDYNDCWLAAEWGHPSDNLGAILAVADWISRTNRAGGNLGNGKVITIKEVLEAMIKAHEIQGCLALLNSYNKVGLDHVVLVKVASAAVVSKLLGLSEKQTADAVSQAWVDGQSLRTYRHSPNTMSRKSWAAGDACQRAVNLVLKVMKGEPGVPTVLSAPVWGFYDVLFKGNKFEFQRPYGSYVMENVLFKVSYPAEFHSQTAIEAAKRIRQQLVDQGKSAADIKEITCRTHEACVRIIDKQFKPMDNFADRDHCIQYMTAVMLVFGRLEATDYTDGGEAATSPLVESLRQKIACVEDPQFTKDYHNENLRTIPNALTVTLNDGQVLEEVVVDAPLGHRLRREEAKPEILAKYKRHLGPHYSEAKVKELVDLGNDSKRLEAMAVDEYVDLYVSKDSKFV; encoded by the exons ATGTCGACCATCAATCGTAGTGTTCGTACTGCATCAAGAACTCTTCGACTACCAGCCCAATCACGAAACTTCAGAATCCCACTTTCTCTAAGAAGTCGTGCAAACTTCGGAGCTTCAACAAGAACAACACCATCCCTCAAACAATTCTCCACCATGTCTCCTTTGCAATCTGGGGCCCCGCCACCACCCCAAGCTCGAGAATACGATCCTGAGATTAAGGATATCGCCAGCTATGTTCATAACACCCCAATTGAATCGGATCTTGCT TTCGACACAGCTCGATTTGTTTTCCTCGATACTCTAGGCTGCGGTCTTGAAGGTTTACGATTCAAAGAATGTACAAAGTTACTGGGTCCAATCGTTGAAGGGACTATTGTTCCTAATGGTACAAAGGTCCCAGGTACACCATTTCAGCTCGATCCTGTGAATGGTGCATTCAATATTGGTGCTATGATTAGATGGCTCGATTACAATGATTGCTGGTTGGCTGCAGAATGGGGCCATCCATCCGACAACTTGGGAGCAATCCTCGCAGTGGCAGATTGGATTTCTCGAACAAACAGAGCTGGTGGAAATCTTGGCAATGGCAAAGTCATAACTATTAAAGAGGTTTTGGAAGCTATGATTAAGGCACATGAGATTCAAGGTTGCCTGGCACTCTTGAACTCTTACAACAAGGTCGGTTTGGATCATGTTGTACTTGTCAAGGTTGCTAGTGCCGCTGTAGTTTCCAAGTTGTTGGGATTGAGCGAGAAGCAAACTGCAGATGCAGTTTCACAAGCTTGGGTTGATGGACAGAGTTTAAGAACATACAGACACTCTCCAAACACCATGTCAAGAAAGTCATGGGCTGCTGGTGATGCTTGCCAGCGTGCCGTAAACTTAGTCTTGAAGGTTATGAAGGGCGAGCCTGGTGTTCCTACAGTTTTGTCCGCTCCAGTTTGGGGTTTCTACGATGTTCTCTTCAAGGGTAACAAGTTTGAATTCCAGCGTCCATATGGCAGCTATGTCATGGAGAACGTTTTATTCAAGGTATCTTATCCAG CCGAGTTCCACTCTCAAACCGCCATCGAAGCCGCAAAACGCATTCGTCAACAATTGGTGGACCAAGGAAAGTCTGCTGCTGATATCAAGGAGATCACCTGCCGAACACACGAAGCTTGCGTTCGCATCATTGACAAACAATTCAAGCCTATGGACAACTTTGCCGATCGTGATCACTGCATCCAATACATGACTGCAGTCATGCTTGTTTTCGGACGTCTTGAAGCTACAGATTATACCGATGGTGGGGAGGCTGCTACTTCTCCTTTGGTTGAATCATTGAGACAAAAGATTGCATGTGTTGAAGATCCACAATTCACCAAGGATTATCACAATGAGAACCTACGAACTATTCCAAATGCTTTGACCGTCACACTGAACGACGGACAAGTTTTGGAAGAGGTTGTCGTTGATGCTCCATTAGGTCAcagattgagaagagaagaagccaAACCAGAAATTTTGGCCAAATACAAGAGACACTTGGGACCACATTACAGTGAAGCTAAGGTCAAGGAGTTGGTTGACTTGGGCAATGATTCCAAGAGACTTGAGGCAATGGCAGTAGATGAATATGTTGACTTGTATGTAAGCAAGGACAGCAAGTTTGTTTAG